Proteins encoded in a region of the Vicia villosa cultivar HV-30 ecotype Madison, WI linkage group LG5, Vvil1.0, whole genome shotgun sequence genome:
- the LOC131603823 gene encoding protein AGENET DOMAIN (AGD)-CONTAINING P1-like — MRPPMKRVNYNIGDKVEVCSREQGFVGSYYKATIVSCLQNEKFMIRYENLLSDDESGPLNETIHRRELRPLPPRVRNPPEFHLKQKVDVFDNDGWWLGEITSEKTLYEDYYYYKVYFNTTDQMIYYPCDQIRGHHEWIYGEWILEK; from the coding sequence ATGCGTCCTCCAATGAAAAGAGTCAACTACAACATTGGAGACAAAGTAGAAGTATGCAGTAGAGAACAAGGATTCGTTGGTTCTTACTATAAAGCCACAATTGTTTCGTGTCTTCAAAATGAAAAATTTATGATTCGTTATGAGAATTTGTTGTCAGATGATGAGTCTGGACCTCTCAATGAAACAATCCATCGAAGAGAGCTCCGCCCATTACCGCCGCGTGTTCGCAATCCACCTGAATTCCATTTAAAACAAAAAGTTGATGTTTTTGATAACGATGGTTGGTGGTTAGGAGAAATTACTAGTGAGAAGACTCTCTAcgaagattattattattacaaagTGTATTTTAACACTACTGATCAGATGATTTACTATCCTTGCGATCAGATTAGAGGCCATCATGAATGGATTTATGGAGAGTGGATCTTAGAAAAATAA
- the LOC131603867 gene encoding uncharacterized protein LOC131603867 has product MENKIPADYFANNCFFHIWSDYGIAIPTVTDLHAAAPNSIGTASSPNSDGSAAATTSFAPPTAPVAPGPAATLAHLLSQADLKLEQQDTAYWKQEEDGVFYVSSCYYVLSRRHIPFGPANRYDSVFEHIWKAEVPLKVKAFRLRSFLNKIPTKDLLLNRGILNSSSNLDCVLCEELNETLLHSFLLCRNVAIVWKEMAEWIGLNFNSIDDFKENFWYWSNFCRAKKVKRGIEGIVWLAIIWSIWLCRNDIVFNNSSWNSKDVEWSCKALIWRWSYIGKITHSNYNFYEFSNNSLFYLN; this is encoded by the exons ATGGAGAACAAAATACCGGCGGATTATTTTGCTAACAATTGTTTTTTTCAT ATTTGGAGCGACTATGGTATCGCGATTCCCACTGTCACGGATTTACACGCTGCTGCCCCCAACAGTATCGGTACAGCCTCTTCCCCTAACAGCGATGGTTCAGCCGCTGCAACCACCAGTTTTGCGCCGCCTACAGCCCCGGTGGCTCCTGGACCGGCTGCTACCTTGGCTCATCTTTTATCGCAGGCCGATTTAAAGCTGGAACAGCAGGATACAGCTTATTGGAAGCAAGAGGAGGATGGAGTTTTTTATGTTTCTTCTTGCTATTATGTCTTGTCTAGAAGACATATTCCTTTTGGACCGGCAAATCGTTATGATTCGGTGTTTGAACATATTTGGAAGGCGGAGGTTCCTCTAAAGGTTAAAGCGTTCAGATTGAGGAGTTTTCTCAACAAAATCCCAACTAAAGACTTGCTTTTGAATAGAGGTATCCTTAATTCCTCTTCGAATTTAGATTGTGTTCTTTGTGAAGAATTAAATGAGACTTTGCTTCATTCTTTTTTGCTTTGTCGCAATGTCGCTATTGTTTGGAAGGAGATGGCCGAGTGGATAGGATTGAATTTTAATAGCATTGATGATTTTAAGGAGAATTTCTGGTATTGGAGCAATTTTTGTCGCGCAAAGAAGGTTAAAAGAGGAATAGAGGGAATTGTTTGGTTAGCCATTATTTGGAGCATCTGGTTGTGTAGGAATGATATAGTTTTCAACAACTCGTCTTGGAATTCAAAAGATGTGGAGTGGAGTTGTAAAGCTCTAATTTGGAGATGGTCGTATATCGGGAAAATTACGCATTCCAATTATAATTTCTATGAATTTAGCAATAACTCATTGTTTTacttaaattaa